GTCGGCGCAGTCTGGGCCGACCTCGGCAGACTGAAGCGGTTCAATGTGCACTTCATAGCCAAGCGCGGTGTATAGCGTGGTGTACTCTTTCAGCCGCCTCCCATCCACCGTAAAGCGGCGCTCCCAGCCTTCGGCCACCAGGGCAGGATTCGGCGGCGACTCAAAACTTGAGAGCCGGGGCGTTTCTTTGCGCGGCAACGCGGTGTCAAGAAGGAAATCGCTCATCGTATTCTCCACAGAATCGAGTCATCCAAACCTGACAAAAGTCAGATAATTCAGAGGATAATACTCATAAATAAAAGAGCCAGTCCGCTTTCAGACCAGCTCTTGATATTTGCCTGCACATTTTTCAATTGCAAGTTTTGTTGACTCATTCCTTGATCTCACTTGCCATCAATCTTCCGGCCGTTTGGGCTTTGCAAAGTCTCAGCGATGAACTCATCCGAGCGTTTGTTCAACAGGCTTCGGTATCCATAAAAAATTTCGGCGGCCTTGTCGCCCAACCATCCATCCGGCAACAAAGCTGACGGCAAATTCGGATCGAGCCGAGGGAAAGGGCTGTATTCATGGGTAACCCAAAACCGCTGGGCGAAGCATTGTGCCGGCGACAATTCATTTCCACGGGTAAGGGCCTCGGTACATTTTTCGTATTCCGGCCCCCACTGGCCGATGAACCGGCTATACAGATAGTTAAGGCCTTTCATATCCCAACAACGTTCCACAAGTTCGCGGTTGTCACCATTGGTCAAACGCAATCCTGAAAAACACCCTACAAACTGCCCTGCCCCAAGATCGTCAATCACCACTTCCACCTCGGCCAAGCGATTATGAGGCGATATCCACGTGCCCGGGGCCAGCCGCCCAAAGCCCAGCCAGGTCAGCCGCTTGCGTAAGTCGTTGCGGAGATTGCGTTTGTTCTCCGGAAGTGAATACACCACCTGGTGCCATTGACCATCCCACTCCAGTTTGCGCGGCTCAAAAATGCGCTGGCCGCCTTCTTCTATAATTCGGCGGCCCCTGGCGGTGAGGGTGTAAAGGCTGTGACGGCCATCCCGTTCCGGTTTGAGCCAGCCCTTGCGCCTCATGCGCGAAATGGTCGAACGGACCGCCCGTTCACTTACGCCCAGCACCTCCAGCATCTGCAATAAGCTGGACGTCCACACTCGATCTGCTCTGGGAATAATCACGTCGCCAAATAGAACAAAAATAACGAACTGCGTCTGAAGTTGAGGTCGCTTCGACATATGTCAGTTTGTAATCATTCCGTCAAACAAGTGAGACATTTTTAGTCTAGCATGAAAACGGACTTTGTCAATTTAGTGATATTGTTCACAAGACACGGGGTTTGTCGAAGCGGGTTATCAATGAGGGGAGCGCGCGGTTTACTGTTCTGCCATCTCTCTTACCGCCATGTCGCCGATCTGAATTGTGCTCAGGCCGCTTTTGGCATCCACCGAAGGGAGACGGTGTGAGGTGAGCAGGGCCGCCACTGCCCGTTCCACCTTTTCAGCGGCGCGCTTCTCGCCGAGGAAGTCCAGCATCATTCCCACCGACAGAATCGCGCCAATGGGGTTGGCGACGCCCTGCCCGGCAATGTCGGGCGCGGAGCCGTGAATCGGCTCGAACATTCCATTCCGGCTGGGGTGAATGTTGCCCGAAGCGGCAGTGCCCATCCCGCCCTGAATCATCGCGCCCAGATCGGTGATGATGTCGCCAAACAGATTCGTCGTCACCACCACGTCAAAGGCCTCAGGACTTTTCACCATCAACATGCAACAGGCATCCACGTACAAGTGATTCTGCTCTACGTCGGGATACTCTTTGCCCACTTCGGCAAACGTCCGTGTCCACAGGTCCTGGGCGCGGATGGCGTTGGCTTTGTCCACCATTGTGAGTTTGCGGCGCGGGCGTGAGCGCGCCAACTCGAACGCATATCGAATAACTCGCTCAGTGCCTTTGCGCGTGAAGATCATCTCGGCAATCGCCACTTCGTCCGGCGTGCCTTTGCGGAAGATGCCGCCGGCGCCGGCGTAAGCGTCTTCGGTATTTTCGCGGATGACTACAAAGTCAATGTCGGCTGGTGTCTTACCTTTGAGCGGGCACAGATGCTCGGCGAAGAGCTTGACCGGGCGCAGGTTGACGTACAGATCGAGACCCATCCGCAAGCCCATGATGACCGACCGCTCGACCAGGCCTGGCTCAACACCCGGATGACCAATCGCACCCAGGAACACGGCATCCAGCGCCCGCCACTCGTTGATAACGCGATCCGGCACAAGCTCTTTGGTTTTCAGATAATAGGCGCCGCTGTAAGGATACTCGACGAGATTGACATCGAAGCCGTCTTTGACGGCGCGCAGAACTTTGAGTCCCTCGGCCACCACTTCCGGGCCGATGCCGTCTCCCGGAATGACGCCGATGTTGTAAGTCTTCATGCCTTTAACCGCCTTGAAATCACCAGCCGTTGAATCTGGGCCGTGCCTTCGTAGATTTGCATGATCTTGGCGTCGCGCATCCACTTCTCCACCGGATATTCGCGCATGTAGCCATAGCCGCCGAGAATCTGCACCGCGTCGGTGGTCACTTTCATGGCCGCGTCGGCGGCGTAAGCTTTAGCCATGCTGGCTTCGGTCGTGCAGGGCAGGCCGTTGTCGTAGAGCCACGCCGCCCGCCACGTCAGTAAACGGGCCGCATCAATGTTCATCGCCATCTCGGCCAGCATGAAGGCAATAGATTGGAAGGAAAAGATCGGCTTGCCAAACTGCTTGCGCTCGTGGGCGTAAGCCAGAGCGTATTCGAAAGCGGCGCGCGCCACCCCGACAGCCCCGGCGGCAATGTGCGTCCGCGTGATGTCGAACGTGCGCATGGCGATCTTGAACCCCTCGCCTTCCTCGCCCAGCCGATTCTCCACCGGCACTTCCACGTCCACAAACGAGATGGCCGCTGTGTGCGAGGCGCGGATGCCCATCTTCTTTTCTTTCTTGCCCGGCATCACGCCTTTCCAATCCTTCTCGACGATGAAAGTTGTGATGCCGTCGGCACCACGCGAGAGATCGACGGTGGCGAAGACGACATACACGTCGGCCAAGCCGGCGTTGGTGATGAAGACCTTTTGGCCGTTGAGAATGTAACGGTCGCCTTTGCGGTGGGCGACGGTGGTCATGCCTGCCGGGTCGGAGCCGGCCCCCGGCTCGGTGAGGGCGTACGCGCCGAGGGCCGGGCGACCGCCGGGGCTGCCCCGGCAAAGCCACGATATGTATTTTTCCTTTTGCGCTTCGGTTCCGCCGATCAAAATGGGCGTGGCCGCCAGCGCCGCGCCGCCGATGATCGTCGCGATCCCGGCGCAGCCCCAGAATATTTCTTCGTCCACGAGGGCTTTGGTCAGCACACTGTCCACGCCGCCGCCGCCATACTTTTCGGGAAAGGAATAGGTGATCAAACCCGCCTGGTGCGCCTTTTCCAGAACGTCCCACGGCACTTCTTCTTTTTCGTCGGCCTCAGCCGCAACCGGGCGGATAGTTTTCTCCGCGAACTTGTGAGCCATGTCGCGGAACTCGCGTTGTTCGTCAGTGAGCGTAAAGCCTATCATGCCAGCATCGCCTCTATTTTCTGGCCGACTTCCGCCAGCCCTTCGTCGTCAAGCATATTCAGAGCCATAGGAAACAGGATGTCCTCTTCCTTGCCAAAGTGCATGTCGAGCAGGCGGATGATCTCTTCGGCGTTGACCTTCAACATGTCAGCACTGCCGCCCGTGACCGCCAACGCTTTCAACTTCTCCGCCCCGGCTTCAATTTGCGGATGCTCAACCTGGTGCAATTCGTGGAGCGTTTTGCGGAGAATCTCGCCCTGGCCGTGAATCTCTTTGTGTTCGATCCGCATCACGCCGGTTGGGCCGCCTTGTTCGCCAAAGACGGCCTCCAGGGCCGGGAACAGCGCCTCGTCTTCCTTCTTCGCGTGCAGGGCCAACTGCGTTTCC
This region of Chloroflexota bacterium genomic DNA includes:
- a CDS encoding hemerythrin domain-containing protein, which codes for MNPIEHLLEDHRLIMAQVADLRRATADLGARGEAALADALPVLGRIGHMMETQLALHAKKEDEALFPALEAVFGEQGGPTGVMRIEHKEIHGQGEILRKTLHELHQVEHPQIEAGAEKLKALAVTGGSADMLKVNAEEIIRLLDMHFGKEEDILFPMALNMLDDEGLAEVGQKIEAMLA
- a CDS encoding 3-isopropylmalate dehydrogenase; the encoded protein is MKTYNIGVIPGDGIGPEVVAEGLKVLRAVKDGFDVNLVEYPYSGAYYLKTKELVPDRVINEWRALDAVFLGAIGHPGVEPGLVERSVIMGLRMGLDLYVNLRPVKLFAEHLCPLKGKTPADIDFVVIRENTEDAYAGAGGIFRKGTPDEVAIAEMIFTRKGTERVIRYAFELARSRPRRKLTMVDKANAIRAQDLWTRTFAEVGKEYPDVEQNHLYVDACCMLMVKSPEAFDVVVTTNLFGDIITDLGAMIQGGMGTAASGNIHPSRNGMFEPIHGSAPDIAGQGVANPIGAILSVGMMLDFLGEKRAAEKVERAVAALLTSHRLPSVDAKSGLSTIQIGDMAVREMAEQ
- a CDS encoding acyl-CoA dehydrogenase family protein → MIGFTLTDEQREFRDMAHKFAEKTIRPVAAEADEKEEVPWDVLEKAHQAGLITYSFPEKYGGGGVDSVLTKALVDEEIFWGCAGIATIIGGAALAATPILIGGTEAQKEKYISWLCRGSPGGRPALGAYALTEPGAGSDPAGMTTVAHRKGDRYILNGQKVFITNAGLADVYVVFATVDLSRGADGITTFIVEKDWKGVMPGKKEKKMGIRASHTAAISFVDVEVPVENRLGEEGEGFKIAMRTFDITRTHIAAGAVGVARAAFEYALAYAHERKQFGKPIFSFQSIAFMLAEMAMNIDAARLLTWRAAWLYDNGLPCTTEASMAKAYAADAAMKVTTDAVQILGGYGYMREYPVEKWMRDAKIMQIYEGTAQIQRLVISRRLKA